From the genome of Bacillota bacterium:
AAAAAAGAATATATTTTATCCTTCATCAATCTCCTCCATTTGTTTTCTCAATATATCATATATTTCAGGACTAATTACCATTTCAAAGCTCTTTTCCAGTCTTTTGCCTTTAATTGCTTTTTCAAGGCATGACTTTTGCCGGCATACATATGCCCCACGTCCATGCATTTTACCTGTAAGATCAACAGATATTACATTTTCTTTATTTTTAACAACCCTTATCAACTCTTTTTTGGGTTTCGATTCCTTACATCCAAGGCACATGCGCATGGGTACCTTTTTCTGTTTCATACTGTACCACACTCCCAAATTTTGCAAAATCATTCTTCAGGTTTATAGTTAACATCAAAGTTTAATAATTGTTGTTCTATTTCAGCTCTCAATTGAGACTCGCTTTTAATATCAATCTTCCAACCTGTAAGTTTTGCAGCTAACCGGGCATTTTGTCCTTCCTTGCCTATAGCAAGGGATAACTGGTAGTCAGGTACTATTACTCTTGCACTCTTTTCTTTTTCATTTATATCAACCCTTAAGACTTTTGCAGGACTTAAGCTGCTTGAAATATACTCTCCTGGATTACTACTCCACTTAATAATATCAATCTTTTCACCCCTAATTTCATCAACAACAGCTTGAACTCTAATACCCTTATGGCCCACACAGGCCCCTACCGGATCTACATTCTCTTCTTTCGAATAAACAGCAATTTTTGTCCTTGACCCCGGTTCCCTCGA
Proteins encoded in this window:
- a CDS encoding YlxR family protein codes for the protein MKQKKVPMRMCLGCKESKPKKELIRVVKNKENVISVDLTGKMHGRGAYVCRQKSCLEKAIKGKRLEKSFEMVISPEIYDILRKQMEEIDEG